In Spartobacteria bacterium, the genomic stretch CTGTACTCATAGAATTACCTCACATAACTTCTCAATTATTAATCTAACCATTCTACCAATCAACAAGTTCCCTTACCGCATACAAATGATTCCATCCCCCTTTAAATTTCCGTGAACCGCACGTCCTTTTGGAACCAAAAGCATCCCGATTCTCCTCAAAAAACGCCTCAACAAATGCCTCGCCGCCCACAACCCGTCCATCGGTAAAATAGCGACAGCGACACATCAACCGTTCGAAATCTGTCAGTTTTAACCGCGCTCCCAGTTTTTTTCGTAAATAATCATGATCTGTACACGCCCGTTCAGGATGTCGACGAACCTCATCATACATCAAAATACGTTCCAAATAGAACGTAGATACATCATTCCACTCACGTAGTGCAGCTTCCATCGTCATGACCAGCTTCCGAATCCCCCGCTGTGCCGTGGCCAACCCTCTCATCGCCTCGCCAAAACCACAATACTTGTAATGCTGAGGCTCAGTCACCATACCAGCACGCACAGGATTCATCTCTATATAGGCGGACACCACACGCAACGGCGTACCCTCTTCGACCCATACACTTTTAAAACGGTCATCCCATAAGGTTCCCTTCCGCTGATGCACCCGGTTATACCAACGAGCAAAACGCTGCTTAACCTGCTTCATAAATTCGCTGATATCGTGCATTCGGCGCACATACCGCAGCCGGTCTGCCTCAACAGATGCATCATCCCACATAGACCACATCTCATACAATGCAGCTAACTCATCATCCGAATAAAAACACGCCATCCGACACCGAAACACGTCATCTGAAACAACTTCGTCGCGATCCGGCTCTTCCAGCAGCAAATGCACATGATTCGACATAACTGCGTACGTCAACACATGCACACCCGTAAATCCCTCCACCCGCCGAATCAATGCACGCATATGTTCTTTCTCGACCTCCCCAAACAGCAGCAACTGCCCCGCAGTTCGACTCATGCAGTGATAATACGCCTTCTCTTTTCGTTTGATTCGTTTCATGCCAGGAATAATTATTTAAATACTTCCGAATGTCAACCTGAAAATTATTATTAACCTGTTTTATATTCTTTATACCGCAAAAAAACCATGGGATATCCCATGGTTGTATATTAAATGATTATGGCTACCTACGCATCTTCGCGGACACTAAATTCCAGCTTCCATTTATCGTCAGAAACAGTGCTGACGCACCAGAGTTCGAACATTCCCAGTTCAGTGATGCGCGATTCGAATGTGACGGGAACGAATTCATCATCCACTTTTTCCGATTTGGGGAGCGTGGCCTCCATCGAATCAGATTCTTCCAACTCGTTAGAATTCCAGCGGGGCAGGAGCGCGCCCGCAACATCTTCTTTGCGTGTGTTGGAGCTGAAAAACCGGAACTTCACGGGCTCTCCAACAACTAGGCCAATGTCGCCACCGGGAACCTGACACGCCGTACCTTCTTCCATGCCACACGGTACAACGCACAACGCTTTTAGTGGACGCGGGGCTCCGGGAATGGCCAATCCTGCTGTTTCGATGCCAATATAATAGGCATGGGCTGTTCCGCCACGAATGCGAATTCCTCCACTTTGTTTGGTAAATCCGTAAAAGGCCGCTCCGCGAGCTACCGCGTAATCGAGGTCTTTGTTACTGGTGATCTGCTGAATCTGACTATCGCTGTACCAAGACTGCAGAACAGACAACACCTTATCACGCAAGGCATTGGATTTCAAAACGCCACCATTGAACAACACATGGGTCGGCTTGGCCGGCTGTCCACCTGCTCCATGACTGGATAAAAAAGATGCTAAGTGCCGTGTTATGGCGGCATCTGATTCGAATGGCAGTCCCAGTTCGCGAAAGCCCGAAGCCATCCTACGCGCCGGTCTATCCGAAAGAGTACATTCGGGGGCAAATCCATCAATCAATAACTGTGTTATTTCATCGCGGTTTAAATCAACAGAAATACTACCGCCAATCAGTTTGCTGCCACGTCCGAGAACTGTCACAGGAAACGTCGTGTCGCCACCTTCAGTCAACAGGCTTTCCTTAGCACTGCGACAGGAATGCCACAGAGCAACAGACTGCCAAGCATCAACTTCTGTTCCTTTCTCGGCAAAGGCTTCGCGGGCATAATGCGCCAGCGTCAAGTCCATGTTATCTCCGCCTACGAGAATATGATCCCCCACAGCGACGCGCTGTAACTGTAAATCACCTTCTTCGCTGGCAATCTGAACAAGGGTAAAATCAGTAGTTCCGCCACCCACATCGCAAACAAGCAGCGAATCGCCCTCATCGAGATTTTTACGCCAGTCGTCACCGACATCGGCCAGCCAGGCATAAACGGCGGCCTGCGGTTCTTCCAACAGGACAAAATCCGTCGGAAATCCTGCAGCGAGGGCTGCTTCATGGGTGAGTTCACGGGCACTGACATCGAAGGACGCAGGAACCGTCAACACTACCTGCTGATCAGCAAAGGCCTCATCATTATGGGCATCATTCCAAGCATCCACCATATGTGACAGATAGATACGGGTCGCATCCAGCGGAGAAATCTTCGCAATATCCTCCGGAGCATTCCACGGCAGAATCGCATCCTTACGATCTGCCTTATTGTAGCATAACCAGGATTTAGCTGCGGCCACGGTACGAATCGGATTATCTGCCGACTGTTTGCGTGCCCATGTTCCTACGACATAAGCAGGATCGGTGTCCCACGGAAGGGAATACGTTCCTTCTGTTTTTTCATTTTCTAGCGGAATATAGAGGAACGAGGGTAGTTCATTCTTCGATTCCACGGTTCCGGGTGCCGTGATTTGAGGGATGGGCAATAACTCGACACCGGCCTCGGCATCATCCATATTGCGAAATGCAACCACACTGTTTGTTGTACCTAAGTCGATACCAATCGCGTATTTTTTCATGAGAAACCTCCATATAAAGGTGAGAGGATATATAAATTGAATTGAATGGGAAAACGGAAGCGTCTGCTTAGACTTCCACTTCCACAGGAGCCGCGACAAAGATAGAATCTTCGCGACCAGTCCACTGAGGTAATTCACACCGGGCGGCTTTCCAACCGTGATGACACACTTTCCCTTTATAGGGCGGCTCACCGGTAACATTGCCAGTGAGATGATAGGCAGCAGGATCAAACCCGGCAGGCACTTCGATAGAAGCCCCCTCGGCCTTGTCCGATTGCGGCTGAAAATCAAAGAATCGTTTTAGTGTGGCGGCACAGCCACGATGCACATCACGCACAGCGGCACCAATCTGGGCATCATTATACTCGTCGAGCGACTCCATCATAAAGTCGATGAAACGCCCTTCACGTTGCATTGCTGACAACACCGTTAATGCATCACTGCGATGAACAGGCTCTTTTTCCGGAAGAACTTCCACTGCCGGCTCCGATTCTTTTTTCATCAGTTCCTGCACCTGCTGCGCGAACGCGGCATTGCCCAGCACCTTGAACATCGCTTTAAAAGCTAAACCTAAACTCATTTTTTAAACTCCATTTTTATTACCGTGTGTTCGGACTCCCAGTAATACGAAAATCTGCCCGAACCATCTCAAGGCCCCCAACGGTATGTAGCACCTCCATAAAATAAAGTCTCTTTTTAAAAAAAATAAAGGAAGTTACACGCATAAAATTCACAACC encodes the following:
- a CDS encoding Hsp70 family protein, producing the protein MKKYAIGIDLGTTNSVVAFRNMDDAEAGVELLPIPQITAPGTVESKNELPSFLYIPLENEKTEGTYSLPWDTDPAYVVGTWARKQSADNPIRTVAAAKSWLCYNKADRKDAILPWNAPEDIAKISPLDATRIYLSHMVDAWNDAHNDEAFADQQVVLTVPASFDVSARELTHEAALAAGFPTDFVLLEEPQAAVYAWLADVGDDWRKNLDEGDSLLVCDVGGGTTDFTLVQIASEEGDLQLQRVAVGDHILVGGDNMDLTLAHYAREAFAEKGTEVDAWQSVALWHSCRSAKESLLTEGGDTTFPVTVLGRGSKLIGGSISVDLNRDEITQLLIDGFAPECTLSDRPARRMASGFRELGLPFESDAAITRHLASFLSSHGAGGQPAKPTHVLFNGGVLKSNALRDKVLSVLQSWYSDSQIQQITSNKDLDYAVARGAAFYGFTKQSGGIRIRGGTAHAYYIGIETAGLAIPGAPRPLKALCVVPCGMEEGTACQVPGGDIGLVVGEPVKFRFFSSNTRKEDVAGALLPRWNSNELEESDSMEATLPKSEKVDDEFVPVTFESRITELGMFELWCVSTVSDDKWKLEFSVREDA
- a CDS encoding DUF2760 domain-containing protein, whose protein sequence is MSLGLAFKAMFKVLGNAAFAQQVQELMKKESEPAVEVLPEKEPVHRSDALTVLSAMQREGRFIDFMMESLDEYNDAQIGAAVRDVHRGCAATLKRFFDFQPQSDKAEGASIEVPAGFDPAAYHLTGNVTGEPPYKGKVCHHGWKAARCELPQWTGREDSIFVAAPVEVEV